One window of Papaver somniferum cultivar HN1 chromosome 9, ASM357369v1, whole genome shotgun sequence genomic DNA carries:
- the LOC113313771 gene encoding uncharacterized protein LOC113313771 isoform X1 translates to MVNLGNSFAMRSCSGYESVSGIRNPGYALRSSSSTGLVIRNPGLSGFYGHGLSFGFVRFPSLSRAPRKLVITNSGVEDAILRATESMVDNLMDRSSELIPKPVKRIARIISSKKTNVLEILLFFLIFYPRSAFYLVKKLLPSSTLMKQFALEVGKEIGKQVIEQSVGVLFGAAAVYYWKSGESASYIDVGGKAKSVDHKFDQKFDVEIDQASLMVTKFKELVEGFEKNVDLKFVDGQTSVYLDSFSSDFLYAKIHVSFVMGCENKAFCNISSIVRMEILKATRGSILQ, encoded by the exons ATGGTTAATTTAGGAAACTCGTTTGCTATGAGGAGTTGTTCTGGATATGAATCTGTATCAGGGATCCGCAATCCAG GTTATGCACTGAGGAGTTCTAGTTCTACTGGATTAGTGATTCGTAACCCAGGATTATCAG gtttttatggcCATGGATTGTCATTCGGATTTGTTAGATTCCCTTCTCTTTCTAGAGCTCCTCGAAAGCTTGTGATCACAAACTCTGGTGTGGAAGATGCTATTCTACGAGCTACTGAATCAATGGTCGACAATCTAATGGATAGGAGTTCGGAACTCATCCCAAAACCAGTCAAAAGAATTGCTCGTATCATCTCATCCAAGAAGACTAATGTGTTGGAAATATTGCTTTTCTTTCTAATATTCTATCCAAGGTCTGCATTCTACTTGGTGAAGAAACTTCTTCCTTCATCTACACTCATGAAACAGTTTGCTCTAGAGGTCGGAAAAGAGATTGGTAAGCAGGTCATAGAGCAGTCTGTGGGTGTTCTGTTTGGAGCTGCAGCTGTATATTATTGGAAATCGGGTGAATCTGCTTCTTACATTGATGTTGGAGGGAAGGCCAAGTCAGTTGATCACAAGTTTGACCAAAAGTTTGATGTTGAAATTGATCAAGCTTCTTTGATGGTGACAAAATTTAAGGAGCTGGTTGAAGGTTTTGAAAAGAATGTAGATCTGAAGTTCGTTGATGGGCAGACAAGCGTCTATTTGGATAGCTTCAGTTCTGATTTTCTGTATGCTAAG ATTCATGTCTCCTTCGTGATGGGTTGTGAGAATAAAGCCTTTTGCAATATCAGT TCGATTGTTCGTATGGAGATCTTAAAGGCTACAAGGGGTTCCATTTTGCAGTGA
- the LOC113313771 gene encoding uncharacterized protein LOC113313771 isoform X2: protein MRSCSGYESVSGIRNPGYALRSSSSTGLVIRNPGLSGFYGHGLSFGFVRFPSLSRAPRKLVITNSGVEDAILRATESMVDNLMDRSSELIPKPVKRIARIISSKKTNVLEILLFFLIFYPRSAFYLVKKLLPSSTLMKQFALEVGKEIGKQVIEQSVGVLFGAAAVYYWKSGESASYIDVGGKAKSVDHKFDQKFDVEIDQASLMVTKFKELVEGFEKNVDLKFVDGQTSVYLDSFSSDFLYAKIHVSFVMGCENKAFCNISSIVRMEILKATRGSILQ from the exons ATGAGGAGTTGTTCTGGATATGAATCTGTATCAGGGATCCGCAATCCAG GTTATGCACTGAGGAGTTCTAGTTCTACTGGATTAGTGATTCGTAACCCAGGATTATCAG gtttttatggcCATGGATTGTCATTCGGATTTGTTAGATTCCCTTCTCTTTCTAGAGCTCCTCGAAAGCTTGTGATCACAAACTCTGGTGTGGAAGATGCTATTCTACGAGCTACTGAATCAATGGTCGACAATCTAATGGATAGGAGTTCGGAACTCATCCCAAAACCAGTCAAAAGAATTGCTCGTATCATCTCATCCAAGAAGACTAATGTGTTGGAAATATTGCTTTTCTTTCTAATATTCTATCCAAGGTCTGCATTCTACTTGGTGAAGAAACTTCTTCCTTCATCTACACTCATGAAACAGTTTGCTCTAGAGGTCGGAAAAGAGATTGGTAAGCAGGTCATAGAGCAGTCTGTGGGTGTTCTGTTTGGAGCTGCAGCTGTATATTATTGGAAATCGGGTGAATCTGCTTCTTACATTGATGTTGGAGGGAAGGCCAAGTCAGTTGATCACAAGTTTGACCAAAAGTTTGATGTTGAAATTGATCAAGCTTCTTTGATGGTGACAAAATTTAAGGAGCTGGTTGAAGGTTTTGAAAAGAATGTAGATCTGAAGTTCGTTGATGGGCAGACAAGCGTCTATTTGGATAGCTTCAGTTCTGATTTTCTGTATGCTAAG ATTCATGTCTCCTTCGTGATGGGTTGTGAGAATAAAGCCTTTTGCAATATCAGT TCGATTGTTCGTATGGAGATCTTAAAGGCTACAAGGGGTTCCATTTTGCAGTGA